The proteins below come from a single Papaver somniferum cultivar HN1 chromosome 11, ASM357369v1, whole genome shotgun sequence genomic window:
- the LOC113325325 gene encoding trichohyalin-like encodes MEKGGTSATGERQGANQRRNGPSGEDNYREGSVHTSDTKTAAEEEKTHEELEENVEEKHMTLEQLRESLRLEQKRDRNLAEQHARLARQNARIMLNNDQLNEELAADIVDLEGNTMLSEDEEPLPKRLDCEDDGGERRRRRQQEDSEERDLRSALEATRWEDQRRRYEEERRNADELRREEETRLDEIERHQEEIRRGEGRPSLMRGGHNEGNGRNPNQEIMNELREMRFMISNSERGGRAQLAEAI; translated from the coding sequence ATGGAAAAGGGAGGAACGTCAGCTACAGGTGAAAGGCAAGGCGCAAATCAGCGACGAAATGGTCCAAGCGGAGAAGACAACTACAGGGAAGGTTCGGTACATACTTCCGACACGAAAACTGCTGCAGAGGAGGAAAAAACTCATGAAGAGTTGGAGGAAAACGTTGAAGAAAAACACATGACGCTGGAACAACTAAGAGAGTCGCTTCGTCTTGAACAAAAACGAGACAGAAATTTAGCAGAGCAACATGCTAGGTTAGCAAGGCAAAACGCTAGGATAATGTTGAACAACGACCAACTTAATGAGGAACTAGCGGCAGACATTGTAGACTTGGAAGGAAACACGATGTTGTCAGAGGATGAGGAACCATTGCCAAAGAGACTAGACTGCGAGGATGATGGAGGAGAGCGGCGACGAAGAAGACAACAGGAAGATAGTGAAGAACGAGATCTGAGGAGCGCGCTAGAGGCAACAAGATGGGAAGATCAAAGACGAAGATACGAGGAAGAAAGGAGAAACGCGGATGAATTAAGGAGAGAGGAGGAAACGCGACTTGACGAAATCGAGAGGCATCAAGAAGAAATTAGGCGAGGTGAGGGAAGACCTAGCTTGATGAGAGGTGGTCATAACGAAGGAAACGGGAGGAACCCGAATCAGGAGATCATGAACGAGCTACGGGAAATGAGGTTCATGATTAGCAACTCGGAGAGAGGAGGAAGAGCGCAATTGGCAGAAGCAATCTAA